The Burkholderia ubonensis genome has a window encoding:
- a CDS encoding ABC transporter ATP-binding protein, which yields MNVTTSRSWTLPAAARPGPSPVAWEAGGATAADVRPAPDAAAPSTHSERLLAIDRVSLEYRSRARIVRATHQVSFDVYGGDRFVLLGPSGCGKSTLLKAIAGFIEPASGTIALGGEPVRGPGADRVVVFQEFDQLPPWKTVAENVAFPLRVAKKLPRAQARERALHYLDKVGLAAFADAYPHTLSGGMKQRVAIARALAMQPRVLLMDEPFAALDALTRRKMQEELLRLWDGVRFTLLFVTHSIEEALVVGNRILLLSPHPGRVRAEINSHAYSQDSVGRADFRDSVARIHRLLFETDDAFAQETER from the coding sequence GTGAACGTCACCACGTCGAGAAGCTGGACGCTGCCCGCAGCGGCGCGTCCGGGGCCGTCGCCTGTCGCTTGGGAGGCGGGCGGTGCGACAGCCGCCGACGTCCGGCCCGCGCCGGACGCAGCCGCGCCATCCACGCACAGCGAGCGCCTGCTCGCGATCGACCGCGTCAGTCTCGAATACCGCAGCCGCGCGCGCATCGTCCGCGCGACGCATCAGGTGAGCTTCGACGTATACGGCGGCGACCGCTTCGTGCTGCTCGGGCCGTCGGGTTGCGGCAAGTCGACGCTGCTGAAGGCGATCGCGGGCTTCATCGAGCCGGCGTCCGGCACGATCGCGCTCGGCGGCGAGCCGGTGCGCGGGCCCGGCGCCGATCGCGTCGTCGTGTTTCAGGAATTCGATCAGCTGCCGCCGTGGAAGACGGTCGCCGAGAACGTCGCGTTCCCGCTGCGCGTCGCGAAGAAGCTGCCGCGCGCGCAAGCGCGCGAGCGCGCGTTGCACTATCTCGACAAGGTCGGCCTTGCGGCATTCGCCGATGCGTATCCGCACACGCTGTCCGGCGGCATGAAGCAGCGCGTCGCGATCGCCCGCGCGCTCGCGATGCAGCCGCGCGTGCTGCTGATGGACGAGCCGTTCGCCGCGCTCGACGCGCTGACCCGCCGCAAGATGCAGGAGGAGCTGCTGCGGCTGTGGGACGGCGTGCGCTTCACGCTGCTGTTCGTCACGCATTCGATCGAGGAGGCGCTCGTCGTCGGCAACCGCATCCTGCTGCTGTCGCCGCACCCGGGCCGCGTGCGCGCGGAGATCAACAGTCACGCGTATTCGCAGGACAGCGTCGGCCGTGCCGACTTCCGCGACAGCGTCGCGCGCATTCACCGGCTGCTGTTCGAGACGGACGACGCATTCGCGCAGGAAACCGAACGATGA
- a CDS encoding LysE family translocator, with translation MNLAHFSGFGVAFAVYLIGTATPGPANLSIANVSLNHGRTPGLAMAAGVMSGSLCWGVTAAAGVSAMLLSSGVLLMWLKILGAGYLLWLAYKAVRAAYSPRDPLKADAQARRGSLARFYLQGLGIHLTNPKAILSWLTVTTLGLSANASAWTSFVLVAGCATLGFIVFTTYALAFSSHSAGPFFARTRKPFGLFCGLFYCVLAAGFIRSIAWQ, from the coding sequence ATGAACCTCGCCCACTTCTCCGGCTTCGGCGTCGCGTTCGCCGTCTACCTGATCGGCACGGCAACGCCGGGGCCGGCCAACCTGTCGATCGCGAACGTGTCGCTGAACCACGGGCGCACGCCCGGCCTGGCGATGGCCGCCGGCGTGATGTCCGGCTCGCTCTGCTGGGGCGTGACGGCAGCGGCCGGCGTGTCCGCGATGCTGCTGTCGTCCGGTGTGCTGCTCATGTGGCTCAAGATCCTCGGCGCAGGCTACCTGCTGTGGCTCGCGTACAAGGCGGTGCGCGCCGCGTACTCGCCGCGCGATCCGCTGAAGGCCGATGCGCAGGCGCGGCGCGGCAGCCTGGCGAGGTTCTATCTGCAGGGGCTCGGCATCCACCTGACCAACCCGAAGGCGATCCTGTCGTGGCTGACCGTGACGACGCTGGGGCTGTCGGCGAACGCGTCGGCGTGGACGAGCTTCGTGCTCGTCGCCGGCTGCGCGACGCTCGGCTTCATCGTGTTCACGACGTATGCGCTCGCGTTTTCGTCGCATTCGGCGGGGCCGTTCTTCGCGCGCACGCGAAAGCCGTTCGGCCTTTTCTGCGGACTGTTCTACTGCGTGCTCGCGGCGGGCTTCATTCGTTCGATCGCCTGGCAGTGA
- a CDS encoding ABC transporter permease, with translation MSTPHPTLPPLPPVRAEYELPLQAPLDVERAVPVPLARRVLDAGWFRRALIALVLIGAWELTARLVANDLLVPTFGATFVAFVQGIASGELLVKTGISLSVLLRGYALGVVLAFALTSVAVSTRIGRDLLSMLTSMFNPLPSIALLPIALLWFGLGTGSLLFVLVHAVLWPLALNMYTGFLGVPATLRMAGRNYGLTGLRQVALILVPAALPSILAGLRVGWAFAWRTLIAAELVFGASAGQGGLGWYIFQSRNELYTDRVFAGLAAVIVIGLLVEHLVFDTLERLTVRRWGIAH, from the coding sequence ATGAGCACGCCGCATCCGACTCTGCCGCCGCTGCCGCCGGTGCGCGCGGAATACGAACTGCCGCTGCAGGCGCCGCTCGACGTCGAACGCGCGGTTCCCGTGCCGCTCGCGCGGCGCGTGCTGGACGCCGGCTGGTTTCGCCGCGCGCTGATCGCGCTGGTGCTGATCGGCGCATGGGAGCTCACCGCGCGGCTCGTCGCCAACGACCTGCTCGTGCCGACCTTCGGCGCGACGTTCGTCGCGTTCGTGCAGGGCATCGCGTCGGGCGAGCTGCTCGTGAAGACCGGCATCTCGCTGTCGGTGCTGCTGCGCGGCTATGCGCTCGGCGTCGTGCTCGCGTTCGCGCTGACGTCGGTTGCCGTGTCGACGCGCATCGGCCGCGACCTGCTGTCGATGCTGACGTCGATGTTCAACCCGCTGCCGTCGATCGCGCTGCTGCCGATCGCGTTGCTGTGGTTCGGCCTCGGCACCGGCAGCCTGCTGTTCGTGCTCGTGCACGCGGTGCTGTGGCCGCTCGCGCTGAACATGTACACGGGTTTTCTCGGCGTGCCCGCGACGCTGCGGATGGCCGGCCGCAACTACGGGCTCACGGGGCTGAGGCAGGTCGCGCTGATCCTCGTGCCGGCCGCGCTGCCGTCGATTCTCGCGGGATTGCGTGTCGGCTGGGCGTTCGCGTGGCGCACGCTGATCGCCGCGGAACTCGTGTTCGGCGCGAGCGCGGGGCAGGGCGGGCTCGGCTGGTACATCTTCCAGAGTCGCAACGAGCTGTATACGGATCGCGTGTTCGCGGGGCTCGCGGCGGTGATCGTGATCGGGTTGCTCGTCGAGCATCTCGTGTTCGATACGCTCGAGCGGCTGACGGTGCGCCGCTGGGGCATCGCGCACTGA
- a CDS encoding cold-shock protein produces MDTGIVKWFNDSKGFGFISPDNGGDDLFAHFSEIRADGFKTLAENQKVSFETKQGPKGLQAANIKPL; encoded by the coding sequence ATGGATACCGGTATCGTCAAATGGTTCAACGACAGCAAAGGCTTCGGCTTCATCTCCCCGGACAATGGCGGTGACGACCTGTTCGCTCACTTCTCCGAAATCCGCGCCGACGGCTTCAAAACGCTCGCCGAAAATCAAAAAGTGAGCTTCGAAACGAAGCAAGGCCCGAAGGGTCTGCAAGCGGCCAACATCAAGCCGCTGTAA
- a CDS encoding porin, translating into MAGFLPAAANAQSSVTLYGLIDTSITYANNQRTHGAGSPGSSSWSMTSGAQNASRWGIRGAENLGGGMSAIFALENGFSGTTGALSQKGVDMFGRQAWVGLNSKTAGSLTFGRQYDLILDFVTPLGASGPGWGGNLAVHPYDNDDSNRNIRINNSVKYTSPTYHGLTFGLMYGFSNTAGQFGNNAAWSAGVSYANGPLKLGAGYLKINRDRNLANPNGALSTVDGSATITGGSQQIWSVAGRYAFGLHSVGLGWSHSATDGVTGVLQGGSIAALKGNSLVFDNFSIDGRYMATSALSLSAAYTYTMARFDTRTGQTRPKWNQVVAQADYAFTKRTDVYLEGVYQSVSGGHGNHAFDATVWTLAPSANDNQVIVALGLRHKF; encoded by the coding sequence ATGGCCGGCTTCCTTCCGGCCGCCGCCAACGCGCAAAGCAGCGTGACGCTGTACGGCCTGATCGACACGTCGATCACCTACGCGAACAACCAGCGCACGCACGGCGCGGGTTCGCCGGGCAGCAGCAGCTGGTCGATGACGAGCGGCGCACAGAACGCGTCGCGCTGGGGGATCCGCGGCGCCGAGAACCTCGGCGGCGGGATGTCGGCGATCTTCGCGCTCGAGAACGGCTTTTCGGGCACCACCGGCGCGCTGTCGCAGAAGGGCGTCGACATGTTCGGCCGCCAGGCGTGGGTCGGGCTGAATTCGAAGACGGCCGGGTCGCTCACGTTCGGCCGCCAGTACGACCTCATCCTGGATTTCGTGACGCCGCTGGGCGCATCGGGTCCCGGCTGGGGCGGCAACCTCGCCGTCCATCCGTACGACAACGACGATTCCAATCGCAACATCCGCATCAACAACTCGGTCAAGTACACGAGCCCGACGTACCACGGGCTGACCTTCGGCCTGATGTACGGCTTCTCGAACACGGCCGGCCAGTTCGGCAACAACGCGGCGTGGAGCGCGGGGGTGTCGTATGCGAACGGGCCGCTCAAGCTCGGCGCGGGGTATCTGAAGATCAACCGGGACCGCAACCTGGCCAACCCGAACGGCGCACTGAGCACGGTGGACGGCTCGGCGACGATCACCGGCGGCAGCCAGCAGATCTGGTCCGTCGCGGGACGCTACGCGTTCGGCCTGCATTCGGTCGGCCTCGGGTGGTCGCATTCGGCGACCGACGGCGTGACCGGCGTGCTGCAGGGCGGCAGCATCGCCGCGCTCAAGGGCAATTCGCTGGTGTTCGACAACTTCTCGATCGACGGACGCTATATGGCGACGTCCGCGTTGAGCCTGTCGGCCGCGTACACGTACACGATGGCGCGTTTCGACACGCGCACGGGCCAGACGCGCCCGAAGTGGAATCAGGTGGTTGCGCAGGCCGATTACGCGTTCACGAAGCGCACGGACGTGTATCTCGAAGGCGTCTATCAAAGCGTCAGCGGCGGCCACGGCAATCACGCGTTCGACGCCACCGTCTGGACGCTGGCGCCGTCCGCGAACGACAACCAGGTGATCGTCGCGCTGGGGCTGCGCCACAAGTTCTGA
- a CDS encoding NAD-dependent succinate-semialdehyde dehydrogenase codes for MAHVTYTDTQLLINGEWTDAASGKTIDVVNPATGKAIGKVAHAGIADLDRALAAAQRGFEQWRRVPAHERAATMRKAAALVRERADGIAQLMTQEQGKPLVEARLEVLAAADIIEWFADEGRRVYGRIVPPRNLGAQQTVVKEPVGPVAAFTPWNFPVNQVVRKLSAALATGCSFLVKAPEETPASPAALLRAFVDAGVPAGVIGLVYGDPAEISAYLIPHPVIRKVTFTGSTPVGKHLAALAGQHMKRATMELGGHAPVIVAEDADVALAVKAAGGAKFRNAGQVCISPTRFLVHNSIRDEFTRALVKHAQGLKVGNGLNEGTTLGALANARRIAAMTSVVENARAVGARVETGGERIGTEGNFFAPTVLADVPLEADVFNNEPFGPVAAIRGFDSLEDAIAEANRLPYGLAGYAFTRSFANVHLLTQRLEVGMLWINQPATPWPEMPFGGVKDSGYGSEGGPEALEPYLVTKSVTVMAV; via the coding sequence ATGGCTCACGTAACTTATACGGATACGCAACTCCTGATCAACGGCGAATGGACGGATGCCGCGAGCGGCAAGACGATCGACGTCGTCAACCCGGCCACCGGCAAGGCGATCGGCAAGGTGGCCCATGCGGGCATCGCCGACCTCGACCGCGCGTTGGCCGCCGCGCAGCGCGGCTTCGAGCAGTGGCGCCGGGTGCCCGCGCACGAGCGCGCGGCGACGATGCGCAAGGCGGCGGCGCTGGTGCGCGAACGCGCGGACGGCATCGCGCAGCTGATGACGCAGGAGCAGGGCAAGCCGCTCGTCGAGGCGCGCCTCGAAGTGCTGGCGGCCGCGGACATCATCGAATGGTTCGCCGACGAAGGGCGGCGCGTGTACGGCCGCATCGTGCCGCCGCGCAACCTCGGCGCGCAGCAGACGGTCGTGAAGGAGCCGGTCGGCCCGGTCGCCGCGTTCACGCCGTGGAATTTCCCGGTCAACCAGGTCGTGCGCAAGCTGAGCGCCGCGCTCGCGACCGGCTGCTCGTTCCTCGTGAAGGCGCCGGAGGAGACGCCGGCATCGCCGGCCGCGCTGCTGCGCGCGTTCGTCGACGCGGGCGTGCCGGCCGGCGTGATCGGCCTCGTGTACGGCGATCCGGCCGAGATCTCCGCGTACCTGATTCCGCATCCGGTGATCCGCAAGGTGACGTTCACCGGCTCGACGCCGGTCGGCAAGCACCTGGCCGCGCTGGCGGGCCAGCACATGAAGCGCGCGACGATGGAGCTCGGCGGGCATGCGCCGGTGATCGTCGCCGAGGATGCGGACGTCGCGCTCGCGGTGAAGGCCGCCGGCGGCGCGAAATTCCGCAACGCGGGGCAAGTGTGCATCTCGCCGACCCGCTTCCTGGTGCACAACAGCATCCGCGACGAATTTACGCGCGCGCTCGTCAAGCATGCGCAAGGGCTGAAGGTCGGCAACGGGCTCAACGAGGGCACGACGCTCGGCGCGCTCGCGAACGCGCGCCGGATCGCCGCGATGACGTCGGTCGTCGAGAACGCGCGCGCGGTCGGCGCACGCGTCGAGACGGGCGGCGAGCGGATCGGCACGGAAGGCAACTTCTTCGCGCCGACGGTGCTGGCCGACGTGCCGCTCGAGGCGGACGTGTTCAACAACGAGCCGTTCGGGCCGGTCGCGGCGATTCGCGGCTTCGACTCGCTCGAGGACGCGATCGCGGAAGCGAACCGTCTGCCGTACGGGCTCGCCGGGTATGCGTTCACGCGCTCGTTCGCGAACGTGCATCTGCTGACGCAGCGTCTCGAAGTGGGGATGCTGTGGATCAACCAGCCGGCGACGCCGTGGCCCGAGATGCCGTTCGGCGGCGTGAAGGATTCGGGCTATGGGTCCGAAGGCGGGCCGGAGGCGCTCGAGCCGTATCTCGTGACGAAGTCGGTGACGGTGATGGCGGTTTGA
- a CDS encoding ABC transporter substrate-binding protein, whose amino-acid sequence MSFPVSPALRRTTRSARRALAVTLTAALAFVVAGTPRPAHAEGRIRIAEQFGVVYLMLNVARDQQLIEKEGRKAGLDIKVDWVRLSGGAAVNDALLSGAVDIAGAGVGPLLTVWDRTHGRQNVKGVASLGNLPYYLVSNNPNVKTLADFTAKDRIAVPAVGVSVQSRVLQYAVAKQWGDQQYAKLDGLTQAIPHPDATAAILANGSVITAHFGNPPFQEQELAGNPNAHIVLNSYDVLGGPSSATVLYATEKFRNDNPKTYRAFVAALAEAARVIAADPERAADAYIRANGSKIDRALLLKIVRNPQVQFKTAPQNTFKLAQFMYRIGAIRNEPKSWRDYFFDDPATAGGS is encoded by the coding sequence ATGTCGTTTCCTGTTTCGCCGGCCCTGCGCCGCACGACCCGTTCCGCGCGCCGCGCCTTGGCCGTCACGCTCACCGCCGCGCTGGCGTTCGTGGTCGCCGGCACGCCGCGCCCCGCACACGCGGAAGGCCGCATCCGCATCGCCGAGCAGTTCGGCGTCGTCTACCTGATGCTGAACGTCGCGCGCGACCAGCAGCTGATCGAGAAGGAAGGCCGCAAGGCGGGCCTCGACATCAAGGTCGACTGGGTGCGCCTGTCGGGCGGCGCGGCCGTGAACGACGCGCTGCTGTCCGGCGCGGTCGACATCGCGGGCGCGGGCGTCGGCCCGCTGCTGACGGTGTGGGACCGCACGCATGGCCGGCAGAACGTGAAGGGTGTCGCGTCGCTCGGCAACCTGCCGTACTACCTCGTCAGCAATAATCCGAACGTGAAGACGCTCGCCGACTTCACCGCGAAGGACCGCATCGCGGTGCCGGCCGTCGGCGTGTCCGTGCAGTCGCGCGTGCTGCAGTATGCGGTCGCGAAGCAGTGGGGCGACCAGCAATACGCGAAGCTCGACGGCCTCACGCAGGCGATTCCGCACCCCGACGCGACGGCCGCGATTCTGGCGAACGGCAGCGTGATCACCGCCCACTTCGGCAATCCGCCGTTCCAGGAGCAGGAGCTGGCGGGCAATCCGAACGCGCACATCGTGCTGAATTCATACGACGTGCTGGGCGGCCCGAGCTCGGCGACCGTGCTCTACGCGACCGAGAAGTTCCGCAACGACAACCCGAAGACCTATCGCGCATTCGTCGCGGCGCTTGCGGAAGCCGCGCGCGTGATCGCGGCCGACCCCGAGCGCGCGGCGGACGCGTATATCCGCGCGAACGGCTCGAAGATCGACCGCGCGCTGCTGCTGAAGATCGTGCGCAATCCACAGGTGCAATTCAAGACCGCGCCGCAGAACACGTTCAAGCTCGCGCAGTTCATGTACCGGATCGGCGCGATCCGCAACGAGCCGAAATCGTGGCGCGACTACTTCTTCGACGATCCCGCGACGGCGGGCGGGAGCTGA
- a CDS encoding PLP-dependent aminotransferase family protein, with translation MKLALDTTTGVPLTEQLADQIERMIRSQQLRGGVKLPSIRKMAADQQISRFPVIEAYDLLAARGLIRPRHGSGFYVADRLDRSAPVGGTDPQIAEEESGHILEQFASTDDRLKLSSGFMPAAWRDVDGIAQAIRHVVRSDAASLVDYAQPQGDPLLRQYLSGYLAPLGIHAQPQQILVTHSASHALDLVVRLMLKPGDTVFVEDPGYFNLFGLLKLHGVKLVGVPRRATGPDVEITEALLREHRPKLFFVNTAFHNPTATNIAPPIMFRLLRLAHQHGFTIVEDDVYGDFEATPSQRLATLDQFERVIYVGGFSKTLSSSLRVGYLAARPDLIKHLIDLKALTSMGGARIVESIVALLLERGTHRKHLERLRRRLAQASAHTVARLRQAGWQVYAQPNGGMFVWACVPGVDDSARLVELARTLGLDLAPGRDYRPNGDATPWVRLNVAAASDPQAAPFIDAAPGLARDT, from the coding sequence ATGAAACTCGCGCTCGACACGACGACCGGCGTTCCGCTGACCGAACAGCTGGCCGACCAGATCGAACGGATGATCCGTTCGCAGCAATTGCGCGGCGGCGTGAAACTGCCGTCGATCCGCAAGATGGCGGCCGATCAGCAGATCAGCCGCTTCCCGGTCATCGAGGCATACGATCTGCTCGCTGCCCGCGGCCTGATCCGGCCGCGCCACGGCTCCGGCTTCTACGTGGCCGACCGGCTCGACCGCAGCGCGCCGGTCGGCGGCACGGATCCGCAGATCGCCGAGGAAGAATCCGGCCACATCCTCGAGCAATTCGCGTCGACCGACGATCGCCTCAAGCTGTCGAGCGGCTTCATGCCGGCTGCGTGGCGCGACGTCGACGGCATCGCCCAGGCCATACGGCACGTCGTGCGCAGCGACGCGGCGAGCCTGGTCGACTATGCGCAGCCGCAAGGTGACCCGCTGCTGCGGCAGTACCTGAGCGGGTATCTCGCGCCACTCGGCATCCACGCGCAGCCGCAGCAGATTCTCGTCACGCACAGCGCGAGCCACGCGCTCGATCTCGTCGTGCGCCTGATGCTGAAGCCGGGCGACACGGTATTCGTCGAGGATCCCGGTTACTTCAACCTGTTCGGGCTGCTGAAGCTGCACGGCGTGAAGCTCGTCGGTGTGCCGCGCCGCGCGACGGGGCCCGACGTCGAGATCACCGAGGCGCTGCTGCGCGAACATCGTCCGAAGCTGTTCTTCGTCAATACCGCGTTCCACAACCCGACTGCGACGAACATTGCACCGCCGATCATGTTCCGGCTGCTGCGGCTCGCGCACCAGCATGGCTTCACGATCGTCGAGGACGATGTCTACGGCGATTTCGAGGCGACGCCGTCGCAGCGGCTCGCGACGCTCGACCAGTTCGAACGCGTGATCTATGTCGGCGGGTTCTCGAAGACGCTGTCGTCGTCGCTGCGGGTCGGCTACCTGGCCGCGCGACCCGACCTGATCAAGCATCTCATCGACCTGAAGGCCCTCACCAGCATGGGCGGCGCGCGGATCGTGGAAAGCATCGTCGCGCTGCTGCTCGAGCGCGGCACGCACCGCAAGCACCTGGAGCGGCTGCGCCGGCGCCTCGCGCAGGCGTCGGCGCACACGGTCGCGCGATTGCGGCAGGCGGGCTGGCAGGTGTACGCGCAACCGAACGGCGGGATGTTCGTGTGGGCATGCGTGCCGGGCGTCGACGATTCCGCGCGTCTCGTCGAACTCGCGCGCACGCTCGGGCTCGATCTCGCGCCGGGGCGCGACTACCGGCCGAACGGCGACGCCACGCCGTGGGTCCGCCTCAACGTGGCGGCGGCGAGCGATCCGCAGGCGGCGCCGTTCATCGACGCGGCCCCCGGCCTCGCTCGAGACACGTGA
- a CDS encoding TauD/TfdA dioxygenase family protein, with protein MTTPAIHAATAARVGHQPAPSFEAAAQRFDIIPLDAPVGAEVVGIDLSQPLDAAAFTRIHRAHLDHHVLVFRDQRITPERHVAFSRRFGPLQIHVLHQFGLAGHPEVLVVSNIVENGRPIGLGDAGHYWHSDLSYKEKPSLGSLLHAQELPSEGGDTLFANMHLAWDTLPAHLRRAADGLRAEHTYLARYAELQARNPWRPNLSAEQVAQVKPVVHPVVRTHPETGRKALFVSEHFTTRIVGLPEDESRALLDELFAHSVRAEHLYRHVWRDHDLVFWDNRSLMHLAAGTPDHLRRKLYRTTIEGDAPF; from the coding sequence GTGACGACTCCCGCCATCCACGCCGCAACAGCGGCGCGCGTCGGCCATCAGCCTGCACCGTCGTTCGAGGCCGCCGCGCAGCGGTTCGACATCATCCCGCTCGATGCGCCGGTCGGCGCAGAAGTCGTCGGGATCGACCTGTCGCAACCGCTGGACGCGGCCGCTTTCACACGCATCCATCGCGCGCATCTCGATCATCACGTGCTGGTGTTCCGCGACCAGCGCATCACGCCGGAACGGCACGTCGCGTTCAGCCGCCGCTTCGGCCCGCTGCAGATCCACGTGCTGCACCAGTTCGGGCTGGCCGGGCATCCGGAAGTGCTGGTCGTGTCGAACATCGTCGAGAACGGCCGGCCGATCGGTCTCGGCGACGCCGGTCACTACTGGCACTCGGACCTGTCGTACAAGGAGAAGCCGAGCCTCGGCTCGCTGCTGCATGCGCAGGAGCTGCCGTCCGAAGGCGGCGACACGCTGTTCGCGAACATGCATCTCGCGTGGGACACGCTGCCCGCGCACCTGCGCCGCGCGGCCGACGGGCTGCGCGCCGAGCATACGTATCTCGCGCGCTATGCGGAACTGCAGGCGCGCAATCCGTGGCGGCCGAACCTGTCCGCCGAGCAGGTCGCGCAGGTGAAGCCGGTCGTGCATCCGGTCGTGCGCACGCACCCGGAGACGGGCCGCAAGGCGCTGTTCGTCAGCGAGCATTTCACGACGCGTATCGTCGGTTTGCCCGAGGACGAAAGCCGCGCGCTGCTCGACGAACTGTTCGCGCACAGCGTGCGCGCGGAACATCTGTACCGGCACGTGTGGCGCGACCACGATCTCGTGTTCTGGGACAACCGTTCGCTGATGCATCTCGCGGCCGGCACGCCGGACCACCTGCGCCGCAAGCTGTATCGCACGACGATCGAAGGCGACGCGCCGTTCTGA